Below is a window of Ignavibacteriales bacterium DNA.
TCAGGGGATATCAATCAGCTTTTTATTGGAAGATTATTGCAAGGTGGATTAAGTGGATTTCTTCCCGCAGCAATGGCACTAATCGCATCCAACACCCCAGAAGAAAAAACCGGTTATGCTCTTGGTGTACTTCAATCATCCACAGCAGCAGGCACTGTATTAGGTCCATTGTTCGGTGGAATTATTTCTGATTTTCTTTCTTTTCGTGCTGTGTTTTTTGTTGTTGCTGGTTTACTGTCTCTAGTTGGATTTGCAATTATATTTTTTGTTAAAGAAGAAAAACGTGACGAATCAAAAAGAGTTATTTCCATAATTGATAATTGGAAATATGTTTTATCAAATAAAAAGTTTTTGATTCCATCAATCTTAATAATGTTCACTAGTCTGGGAATTTCATTTGTTCGCCCAATCTTTGTTTTGTTTGTTGAAACTTTAGAAATCAACAAAAATTATTTACCAACGATTACAGGCGCACTTTACAGTATTGTTGGAATCTTTTCTGTTTTTTCAGCATACTGGTGGGGAAAAAAATCAGAAAAAATTGGATTGAAAAAAAGTATTGCAATCGCATCCATAATTACTGGTATAATGTATTTACTTCATTCAATAATTATTAATCCATATTACTTAATTCCTGTTAGAACTTTATTGGGATTTGGCTATGGCGCATTGATGCCGCTTTTGTTTACAAGAATTAGCAATCAAGTTGTAAAAGAAAGACGCGGTGGAGTTATGGGCGTTGGCTCAAGTTTTCAAGTAATGGGTAATTTAGTTGGTCCGTTGTTTGGTGGATATGCAGGAGCAGTTATCGGATTTCCATTTTCATTTGTTATTACAGGAGCAATTTTTTTAGTTATTGCTATTGGAGCTTTTTTTAACTTAAAAGATTAATCTAAATTGATTGGAATATTTGTGTGCCAACTATTTGAATTGTATTTAAGAAAAATGGAAAGTGAATAAATTATTACATATCCCGGCAAAGCTAACCATGCGCCCATTAAACCTAAATCAAATACAATTCCTAGTAAGTAAGCAAGCGGAACAAAAATTATAAGGTTTGTAATCATTTCAGCCTTCATTACAAAAACTGTTCTGCCCGCAGCTTGTAATCCATTTGCAAGTACAACTCCGGTTGCATAAAATATTTGAGCAAATCCTGCAATTCTCAAGGATGATTTTGCCATCTCAATTATACTCCAATCATTTGTTATAATTATTAGAACATATTGAGGAATTCCAATAAAAATAAAACCTAAAATAATTGTATAAATAGTAGCAACCTTAGCAGTTTCAAATCCGTAGAGTTTTGCAAGTTGGTACTTGCCCGCTCCCAGATTATTGCCAACCAATGTTTGAACAGCAATTCCAAACCCGAATAGAGGAAGAAAAGAAATAAATAATGTTGAAATGATTGCTTGTGTTGCAGCTTGTTCTTTGGTCCCGATAATTCCAGTTATAGCAACAAAACTTAAGAACCCGACTAAAACAAAAATATTTTGAAAGGATACAGGAATTGAAATTTTATAAATTCCTTTTATAATTTCTTTATCGATTTTAAAATGTCTAAAATTTTGATATTTATTTCTATATGTTGGAAGTAATATAATAATCAAATAAAAAACTACATCA
It encodes the following:
- a CDS encoding MFS transporter; amino-acid sequence: MLNWKKNLYIMWICQFLAMVGMSSIVPFLPLFVRELGVTSIEETSKWSGLVFAGPFFVSLFLSSLWGNLGDKYGRKLMTIRATFGLALAQIIIGFSGDINQLFIGRLLQGGLSGFLPAAMALIASNTPEEKTGYALGVLQSSTAAGTVLGPLFGGIISDFLSFRAVFFVVAGLLSLVGFAIIFFVKEEKRDESKRVISIIDNWKYVLSNKKFLIPSILIMFTSLGISFVRPIFVLFVETLEINKNYLPTITGALYSIVGIFSVFSAYWWGKKSEKIGLKKSIAIASIITGIMYLLHSIIINPYYLIPVRTLLGFGYGALMPLLFTRISNQVVKERRGGVMGVGSSFQVMGNLVGPLFGGYAGAVIGFPFSFVITGAIFLVIAIGAFFNLKD
- a CDS encoding MATE family efflux transporter, with protein sequence MNLLPVNSYYKKILHVALPAIAGLSTQMVVSLVDSAMVGRLDEATYALAAMGIGVLATWALVSFFSSLATGTHVIVARRFGQGNFLECGNTLNNSLIISLLIGGIVAAIGASLSGPIAHFFASDDTVGNYASQYLFYRFLGIPFFLISVSYRGFFFGISKTKIFMVSGILTNLFNIIFNYILIYGSFGLPRMGLAGAGLGSTLATFSDVVFYLIIILLPTYRNKYQNFRHFKIDKEIIKGIYKISIPVSFQNIFVLVGFLSFVAITGIIGTKEQAATQAIISTLFISFLPLFGFGIAVQTLVGNNLGAGKYQLAKLYGFETAKVATIYTIILGFIFIGIPQYVLIIITNDWSIIEMAKSSLRIAGFAQIFYATGVVLANGLQAAGRTVFVMKAEMITNLIIFVPLAYLLGIVFDLGLMGAWLALPGYVIIYSLSIFLKYNSNSWHTNIPINLD